GGTTCGATTGCCGACCTGGATGTGATCAGGGCAGGGGCAGGATTGAATACGCTGGATATTGTCAATGACCGGTCAAACTGTATGGCAGCCGTAGCGCAGGAGCGACGGGCAGAATTATTTTGTGAATGGGGAGACCGCTGGTTTACCCTGCAACGTATGGGTACTATGAGTCAGGTGCTGGGTGCTTTGAAACCCGGTTTCTGGAAAGACTGGGCGGCATATTACCCCATTCCGCAGCAGGAGCGGGACAAGGATCCTAATTTAACACAGAATCCCGGGTATCAATAGCAAAGCTATAGATGTAGTCCCTGCATTGTACGACCAGTTTACCGTGGAAGATATTGATGCGGAGTACTTTTTCAGGTTTCAGGGGCAGGTAGAAACTACCCAGGTATTGATTTGTATGGATGTCATATTTGTCAATCGCAGTATTGTTGCTGAATTTCCCTTCTGCTTCGTGGTCTCCTTTCAGGAGGGAGTGGACGAACAATTTTCCTTTGTATACAAAACTGGCATTGTTGATCATCGGGTCAGGTCCCTGGCTGGTGAACACGTGTTCCTTGCGGGCAGTGGCTTCGGCCAGCTGGTAGCGGAAGTGGGAGGAGGTATCGATGGTATGGCCTGCCTGTAATTTTTGCAGGGAGGTATCGAAGCTGAAGAACTGGTTGACGTAATAATAGGTATAGATGAGTTGTTTGGCTGCGGTGTCATAAATAAGGCTGCCGTCGGTACTCACGCCTCCATCCTGGTGCAGGATAGAGAGGTTCTTTTCGGTAGTAATGGTATTGGTGGAGGTATTAACTTTCAGGAATTGCTGATCGGATATTTTCCTGTCCAGTTTGCGTAGAATAAACTGATCGGGAGCGATGGCAATGGCCTTGGAAAAGCCGCCGGGAGGGAGATGGAAGACCTGTGCATTGCCACTGTAGAGCGGCAGGGTAATGATAGCCGGCATGTTATAGCCAAAGATGTGTACGAAGGGAGAATCGATGGTAGTGTAGAAATACGTTTGCAGGGAATCGAGGAGTCCCTGCGAGAGGGTGATCCTGATCCGCTTAGGGTGTTTAAAATGGTAATCAGTACAGAGAATGATGGTAGGGTCTGTGGTAGTGAAAAAAAGTTGGGTGGCGGTAGCGCCGCTTACGAGCTGGATGCTGTCGCCGGTAGGCATATTGCCCAGTGGGGTGAGGAAGTGAGCCGGCTGGATGGTTCTGTCAAATCCGTTGCGAACTTTATTGGGAAGTGGTGCAGACGTTACCAGGAAAGTGACGATAGCGATGGCGCTGAGGAGGAGGAAGGAGAGCGTTAAAATAGCTTTGCGCATGGTTATTGGTTATATAAAAGGGGGGCTGATGCTGATAGGATCAGCCCCTGAAAATTTTAGGAATGTTGGCTTATGGGCGATAGATCACGTTGTAGCCATTGTCGATATCCATGGCACATACGATCCTGTTCCCGCCAAGGCAATACTGGATTTTAATATCGCTGGCGAGGCCCGTTACTAAGGTACCCTCCCACAGTATCCAGGTGATTACACGTTTTTGGTTGGCAAACGCGGAACCGGCCGCCAGAACAGCGGCGAGCAGGGTGATACTAAGGGTCTTTTTCATGGTCTTAAAGATTAATGAAGTTGATAAATGCCTACTCTTTTCTACAGGTTTTCGGCGGTTCCTGACAATGTTCTTCATAGATGCTTCTTTACATGCAATAGGATGCCGATGGTAGTTATGATTATGAATGCTGAATTAAATATGATATGAGCCTGCCAGGAGAGGTGTTGGAGCACGCCTCCGCAGGAACAGGGTATATAAGGGCTGTACCTGAGCATGGCGACCAGGTAAGTAGTGAACAGGCAGAGTAGAAAAAAGGAACAATATAGGCCCTGTAAACGGGTTTTATTGACCAATAGCAAACCGGCAATCACGAGTTCTCCCAGGGGCAGTGCCCATGCGATAATATTCGAATATTGGGTGATGAAGGGAGATTGGCTGAGTTGTCTGCTAAATACGGAGTAATCCAGCAATTTGCTGATACTGGTATATACAAACAGGAAAACCAGCAGGGCTGATATTAGTTCAATCCATCTTTTTTTAGGCATAGGGCTAGAGATGGGGACTAATATAGTGCTTATTTTTAATTTGTTTGTAAAAAAATAAGGACCGCTACTGCGGTCCTTGTTTAAAACTTCACCTTATATCTCGTTTCCTCACTTCCTGCGCCTGCAGGACCAGATTTACCGGAAAATTTTCTGTCACATATTCATCAAATCCTATTCCCAATCTTCTCGCGTCTCTTTCCATATTTTCCAGCTTTTCCAGCATGTGCTGCTGGTGACGCCTGATATGTTCCTCATTAGAAAAATCGCTTCCGTGTGGGGTTAACCAGGCTTGCTGTAAGGCCACCTCGTTGCGCAGGGCTTCGAATCGTGTGTCCATCTGAAGAAAAGCAGTATGAAAATATTCCAGCTTTTCTAAGAGGGAACGATCAAAGTGATACTGTAAAATATTGGCTAACTGGGTTTTAAGGTTGATATTCCGGTTTTCCAGTACGGCCAGTTGTTTTTTGCACCTGTCAAGGGCATTGCGCAAGTCTTCCATCGCTAAAAATCTTATCAGTTCAAAGATACTTAGCGTCTGTTTGGCCAAACAGGATACGGGTCAGTAGGAAAACTGATTTTTATCATGCTTAGTTTACGAGGTTCGCCAGCTTTTGTTCATTCAGGATCGTGATAACCCCTTGTTTAATCTCCAGCAACTTTTCATCTCTGAAATCACCCAGTGTCCTGATCATGGATTCGGTAGCTGTACCTGCGATAGTCGCCAGATTTTCTCTGGAGATGTCGATCGAGAATGGCTGATCCTTGGTTACATGGTATTTCTTTTTCAGGAAAAGGAGGGCTTCGGCCACTTTCTTACGCAGGGAGCTGTAAGCGATGTGGAGCAGTTGTTGTTCCTTTTCTGTGATGTTTTTGGCCAGTAGGCGTATAAATTGCTGGGCCACTTCCCTGTTATTGTTAATGAGTGTCTCAAAGTCTTCTCTGGGGATGGCGGTCAGTTCACAATCGTCCAGTGCTTCTGCATTTTCGTGATAGTTACTGCCTTCCAGGAGGGCTACATAGCCGAGGAAATCGCCGGCGCTATAGAGGTTAGCTGCCAGTTCTTTACCGTCATTATTCACCTTGTAGGTTTTTACTCTTCCTTTCTGTATGTAATACAGGCTGGTAGGGCGGTTGCCTTCCTGGTAAATGAGTTGTTTCTTTTTGAACCGGTCGGTATTACCTTCTTCCATGAGGGTTTGAAGTGTGTTCGTCCCGGTTGCACTCGTCAATAGTTGTTGTAATCCTTCCATATCTGACGTAAGTTCCAATTTCTTAACAGCGGCTTTTTTAAGCCTTCTCTCCACTGCATTCAGCAGGTCGGTGCCACTGAATGGCTTGGTGATATAATCGTCCGCACCCATTTCCATGCCTTTCCGGAAATCTCCACGTTCACTTTTGGCGGTGAGAAAAATAAAGGGGGTATCCTGTACGTCGGGGTTCTTTTGCAGCAGGTGCAGTACCCCATATCCGTCTAATACAGGCATCATGATATCACAAACCACCAGGTCCGGTTGGTGTTCCAATGCCAGTTCTACGCCGGTTTTGCCGTTTTCGGCGGTAATTACTTTGTAGTTGGCAAGCTCAAGGATCTCGGCGGTGTTCTCCCGAATATCGTCGTTGTCTTCTATAAGTAAGATAGTTTTCATCATTTGAGCGTTTTAGTTAAGATTGCAGAAAGGTCACAGTAAAGGTAGTACCTTTATTTAATTCACTCTTACATGTGATCTTTCCGTTCATCAGTTCTGCGTATTTACTTACAATGTGCAGCCCCAATCCCGTCCCCTGTATATTGCTGACATTGGTGCCCCTGAAAAACCGCTCAAACAAATGCTGTTGGTCCTCTTCGGAGATACCTATACCGGAATCGCTTACTTCGAGTTTGATAATATGTCCTTTCTGAAGGGTGCTCACGCGTATCACTCCATATTTTCCGGAGAATTTGATCGCATTGCCCAATAAATTGAGCAGGATATGTTTGATCAGCGAAGGATCCAGTTTTACTTTGGAAGGGCCTTTGTGTTCATATTCGATCTTCTGGCCTTCCTGTACGAGATCCTGCATTTCCTGGATAATGGCAGTGGTGTGTAGCTGCATATCGAAGGTGTTGCTTCTGACTGTTACACCTCCTTCTTCAATTTTTCCGACAGACAGGAAATCATTCAATACTTCGGTGAGCAGGGTCACGGAAGAGATGATTCGTTGTATATGTTTACTTCTTTTAGGTTGGTCTTCTGTATTTATATATTGATTAACTAGGAAAGCAGAGGAAAGAATGGTGCTCAGGGGGGTCCTGAACTCATGGGAGGCCATGGAAACGAAGCGGCTTTTCAGTTCACTCAGTTCTTTTTCTTTGTTCAGCGCGATCATCACTTCCTGTTTGGAAAGTTCCAGTTGTTCCAGGGCATGTGTGAGCTGCTGGGTACGCTCAGCGATCTTCTGTTCCAGCTCGTTATGCATTTTTTCGAGCTTTTCTTCCGCCTTTTTCCTTTCAGTGATATTATTGATATAGGAGATAACGAAAGAGCCTTCTTCATGTTGGTATTGACTGAGGCTGACCTCAACGGAGAATTCAGAGCCATCTTTTTTGAGTGCAAAAAGATCCATGCCGATACCCATAGGGCGGCTTTGGGGTTGGCTACTGAAGCTGTCGCGAAATTCTTCGTGTTTAGGCCGGAAGCGCATGGGCAGGAGGCGCTCAATGGTCTGGCCAATGAGCTCTTCTCTTTGATAACCAAATTGTTCCAGTGCGAAGTCGTTTATTAGCACGATCTCACCCTGCCGGTTGGTCACCAGTATGCCAATGCTGGCAAAATTGAACAGCGCTTCAAAGCGTTGTAATTCTTTATCGTATTCCTTTTTATACAGGTTGTTACCGTAGAGCATAGTTACAAGATCAGCCTTACAGCTGTAAAATTCCGCTACGGTGGGGTGAATGCATATGATCAGTGTCAGTAGTTCCGGTGATTATCATCATCGGCCATAGGGAGCAAGCCATTTGGCCGCCAGCGATGGCCAGGTTTCGCCTGCCAAGTTGCCTTTGCGAAGGCCGTATCCATGACCGCCTTTTGGTAAAAAGTGTAGTTCTACCGGCACTTTTGCATCCCGGAGGGCGCCTGCCATGACCAGGGCACTGTTGCCATAAGGATCGTCCGCAGTGGCGAAGAGGAACATAGGAGGGGTGTTGGTGTTTACTTTCAGCTCAGGGGTAAGGGAGCGGTTTTCTCCCTTGTCCAGGTAAGCAGGGTAGATCAGGACACTGAAAGCCGGTTTGGCAGATTGGTTGTCTGCCGCATCTATCTTTTTGTAACTGTCTGCTTCATAAAGTGTACTGATGCGTGCACTGAGACTACCGCCGGCGGAGAAGCCCAGTATACCTACTTTGTCAGGATTGATCTTATACTCCGCTGCCCTGCTTTTTACGAGGCGGATGGCACGTTGTGCATCCTGTAAGGCGCCTTGTTCTTTGTCAGGTACACGGTATTGCAGTACGAAAGCGGTGAAACCAAGGGTATTGAGCCATTTGGCGATTTCATAACCTTCGTGGTTGATAGCGAGTATTTTATAACCACCACCGGGGCATACGATTACTGCTGCACCATTGGGTTTGGCAGGGTGGAATACCTGGAGGGTAGGGTCGGTCACGTCGGTGAGACGGACTACATGGTTGGAAGTGTCCGGAGTGGTTTTAGCGGGGTGTTTCGGAGCAGTTTCTCCGGGAACATCGCCAGGCCATATATGAATAATGTCTTTATCCTGGGCAATTGCATGCATACTAATAGCTAATACTATGACGAGTAGTCTGATAGTTTTCATAAGTGGAAAAGTATGGAATAAAAATAAGTATTCTGAGATAGAAAAAAAATGTTTTAGGTCATACGCCGGATTTTGTGCCGGATTTCAAAATAATAAAAAACCTATCTTCGCCAGACTCAAAATAACCAAAATACTGTATCTATGAAAACATTGTTGTCCCGCATGGTGTGGGTGATCCTAT
This Chitinophaga sancti DNA region includes the following protein-coding sequences:
- a CDS encoding MauE/DoxX family redox-associated membrane protein; translated protein: MPKKRWIELISALLVFLFVYTSISKLLDYSVFSRQLSQSPFITQYSNIIAWALPLGELVIAGLLLVNKTRLQGLYCSFFLLCLFTTYLVAMLRYSPYIPCSCGGVLQHLSWQAHIIFNSAFIIITTIGILLHVKKHL
- a CDS encoding alpha/beta hydrolase; translated protein: MKTIRLLVIVLAISMHAIAQDKDIIHIWPGDVPGETAPKHPAKTTPDTSNHVVRLTDVTDPTLQVFHPAKPNGAAVIVCPGGGYKILAINHEGYEIAKWLNTLGFTAFVLQYRVPDKEQGALQDAQRAIRLVKSRAAEYKINPDKVGILGFSAGGSLSARISTLYEADSYKKIDAADNQSAKPAFSVLIYPAYLDKGENRSLTPELKVNTNTPPMFLFATADDPYGNSALVMAGALRDAKVPVELHFLPKGGHGYGLRKGNLAGETWPSLAAKWLAPYGR
- a CDS encoding response regulator, with translation MMKTILLIEDNDDIRENTAEILELANYKVITAENGKTGVELALEHQPDLVVCDIMMPVLDGYGVLHLLQKNPDVQDTPFIFLTAKSERGDFRKGMEMGADDYITKPFSGTDLLNAVERRLKKAAVKKLELTSDMEGLQQLLTSATGTNTLQTLMEEGNTDRFKKKQLIYQEGNRPTSLYYIQKGRVKTYKVNNDGKELAANLYSAGDFLGYVALLEGSNYHENAEALDDCELTAIPREDFETLINNNREVAQQFIRLLAKNITEKEQQLLHIAYSSLRKKVAEALLFLKKKYHVTKDQPFSIDISRENLATIAGTATESMIRTLGDFRDEKLLEIKQGVITILNEQKLANLVN
- a CDS encoding PAS domain-containing sensor histidine kinase codes for the protein MLYGNNLYKKEYDKELQRFEALFNFASIGILVTNRQGEIVLINDFALEQFGYQREELIGQTIERLLPMRFRPKHEEFRDSFSSQPQSRPMGIGMDLFALKKDGSEFSVEVSLSQYQHEEGSFVISYINNITERKKAEEKLEKMHNELEQKIAERTQQLTHALEQLELSKQEVMIALNKEKELSELKSRFVSMASHEFRTPLSTILSSAFLVNQYINTEDQPKRSKHIQRIISSVTLLTEVLNDFLSVGKIEEGGVTVRSNTFDMQLHTTAIIQEMQDLVQEGQKIEYEHKGPSKVKLDPSLIKHILLNLLGNAIKFSGKYGVIRVSTLQKGHIIKLEVSDSGIGISEEDQQHLFERFFRGTNVSNIQGTGLGLHIVSKYAELMNGKITCKSELNKGTTFTVTFLQS